A single genomic interval of Epinephelus fuscoguttatus linkage group LG22, E.fuscoguttatus.final_Chr_v1 harbors:
- the zcrb1 gene encoding zinc finger CCHC-type and RNA-binding motif-containing protein 1: MSGGLAPSKSTVYVSNLPFSLTNNDLHKLFTKYGKVVKVTIVKDKVTRQSKGVAFVLFLDRESAHNCARAVNNKQLFGRTVKASIAIDNGRATEFIRRRNYTDKTKCYECGDSGHLSYACPKNVLGEREPPKKKEKKKKKRAQQPEHVEEEEEESEEEGEDPTLDSLSQAIAFQQARIEEEETQRKQARLSQEDDAHASTSSDSKKPRIKKSAYFSDEEELSD, from the exons ATGAGCGGGGGTTTGGCACCAAGCAAAAGCACTGTGTATGTGTCCAACCTGCCATTCTCTCTCACCAACAATGACCTACATAAG CTGTTCAccaaatatggaaaagttgtaAA GGTTACAATCGTAAAGGATAAAGTCACTCGCCAGAGTAAAGGGGTGGCGTTTGTTCTCTTCCTGGACAGAGAGTCAGCTCATAACTGTGCACGAGCAGTGAACAACAAACAG CTGTTTGGCAGAACAGTGAAAGCCAGTATTGCCATAGACAATGGGCGAGCAACTGAGTTTATAAGGAGACGGAACTACACAGACAAGACCAAATGTTACGAATGTGGG GATTCAGGTCATCTGAGCTACGCATGCCCCAAAAATGTCCTGGGAGAGAGGGAACCAccgaagaagaaagaaaagaaaaagaagaaaagggcTCAACAGCCTGAGCATGT tgaagaagaagaagaagaaagtgaagaggagggagaggaccCAACCTTAGATAGTCTGAGCCAAGCCATAGCTTTTCAG CAAGCCCGtattgaggaggaggagacgcaGAGGAAGCAGGCACGTTTGTCTCAAGAGGACGATGCTCACGCTTCAACGTCCTCAGACTCTAAGAAACCAAGGATCAAAAAGAGCGCGTACTTCAGTGACGAGGAGGAGCTCAGTgactaa